One window of Chryseobacterium sp. JJR-5R genomic DNA carries:
- a CDS encoding TlpA family protein disulfide reductase, protein MKNIILSTLVLFALAACKKESEKNNDAAAATDSASVPETPSSATSLKVLTPDHISKILNNKNDTLYVTNFFATWCGPCVKEIPHFKSKIEELKGKPVKITFVSLDQKDIWTTEVPRFTAEHGIQDYTVLMDGQLMNADFYKTNFKQWDGGAIPFTFMRKGDKTDETLGMISEDMLTSKINSFLK, encoded by the coding sequence ATGAAAAATATAATTTTATCCACGCTTGTTCTTTTTGCTTTGGCAGCCTGCAAAAAAGAAAGCGAGAAAAATAATGATGCCGCGGCCGCAACAGATTCTGCTTCTGTCCCGGAAACACCTTCTTCAGCGACTTCATTAAAAGTTCTTACTCCGGATCATATTTCAAAAATACTGAATAACAAAAACGATACCTTATATGTAACGAATTTTTTTGCTACGTGGTGTGGTCCCTGTGTCAAGGAAATTCCTCATTTTAAAAGTAAAATTGAAGAATTGAAAGGAAAGCCTGTGAAAATTACTTTTGTAAGCCTGGACCAGAAAGACATCTGGACTACGGAAGTTCCGCGTTTTACCGCAGAGCACGGCATTCAGGATTATACGGTGCTGATGGACGGGCAGCTGATGAATGCCGATTTCTATAAAACTAATTTTAAGCAGTGGGACGGCGGCGCCATACCTTTCACATTTATGAGAAAAGGTGATAAAACAGATGAAACTTTGGGAATGATCAGTGAAGACATGCTTACTTCAAAAATCAATTCCTTTTTAAAATAA
- a CDS encoding ferredoxin--NADP reductase, which translates to MEQQIYKGKLTRFHWLKITKKEELTKNTFALEFKIPEHLKENFRFDAGQFISIKFQFRGEEVINDYSMTSAPYEGKIALGIKMNSAEGAASHLFKNYHVGDAIEVSEPAGRFTLVSKPSEFRTIVGFASGIGITPILSHFKNILHNEPRTRMFLFYGNKTSEDLMYREQLDNLAGTYGGRLQIFHFYSQEKQPNSLFYGRLDEKRLSLIINQILHLDDTDEESTIWDAVDEVLICGKGEMIRTLANACYHHGIPKKNIHFELFEEYNDDIYPVEKEFPLIENVEVEFTMLGKHYSTQLPTNEDRILQQLLVQKFNVPYSCKSGICGSCECILEEGEVELLENEYLTEKEEEKGHILACMSIAKSRKIKLNFDLS; encoded by the coding sequence ATGGAACAACAAATCTATAAAGGGAAACTCACACGGTTTCATTGGCTAAAAATAACGAAAAAGGAAGAACTGACCAAAAATACTTTCGCGCTGGAATTTAAGATTCCGGAGCATCTGAAAGAAAATTTCAGGTTTGATGCCGGTCAGTTTATCAGTATAAAATTTCAGTTCCGGGGTGAAGAAGTCATCAATGACTACTCAATGACCTCAGCACCTTACGAAGGAAAAATAGCATTGGGGATTAAAATGAACTCCGCAGAGGGAGCGGCTTCGCATTTATTTAAAAACTATCATGTGGGTGATGCAATAGAAGTAAGCGAGCCTGCCGGAAGGTTTACCCTGGTGTCAAAACCCAGCGAATTCCGTACGATTGTAGGATTTGCTTCCGGCATAGGAATTACCCCGATCCTGAGCCATTTCAAAAATATCCTTCATAATGAGCCCAGAACAAGGATGTTTTTATTTTACGGAAATAAAACTTCTGAGGATTTAATGTACAGGGAACAGCTGGATAACCTTGCCGGAACCTATGGAGGCCGGCTTCAGATTTTCCATTTTTATTCTCAGGAAAAGCAGCCGAATAGTCTTTTTTACGGAAGGCTGGACGAAAAAAGATTAAGCCTGATTATCAACCAGATTCTCCACCTGGATGATACAGATGAAGAATCTACCATCTGGGATGCTGTGGATGAAGTGCTGATCTGCGGCAAAGGCGAAATGATCAGGACGCTGGCCAATGCATGTTATCATCATGGGATTCCGAAGAAAAACATCCATTTTGAGCTTTTTGAAGAATATAATGACGATATCTATCCTGTGGAAAAAGAATTTCCCCTGATAGAAAACGTTGAAGTGGAATTCACCATGTTGGGCAAACACTACAGCACCCAACTTCCTACCAATGAAGACAGGATCCTCCAGCAGTTACTGGTGCAGAAATTCAATGTTCCTTACTCTTGTAAATCGGGCATCTGCGGAAGCTGTGAATGTATCCTTGAAGAAGGCGAAGTGGAATTGCTGGAAAATGAATACTTAACGGAAAAAGAAGAGGAGAAAGGTCATATCCTTGCCTGCATGTCTATAGCAAAAAGCAGGAAAATAAAGCTTAACTTTGATCTCAGTTGA
- a CDS encoding vancomycin high temperature exclusion protein: MRIIKNIFNLICISIEIGVLLICLANAWVFALTDGRTYTKISKIPPREIALVLGTSPKMRSGQSNPYFTKRMDAAALLYHHGRIRKIIVSGEKSRGYNEPAAMKNYLIYQEGVPEDIITEDPKGFNTYQSILRCKDVYKKDNVIIVSQGFHNLRALLFARNNNMNALGFDAQDVSKPESYYRNQFREILARTVAVVYFAFGISPD, translated from the coding sequence TTGAGAATCATAAAAAACATATTTAATCTGATATGTATATCAATAGAAATAGGAGTTCTGTTGATATGCCTTGCCAATGCATGGGTATTTGCCCTTACCGACGGAAGGACCTACACCAAGATTTCCAAGATTCCGCCCAGGGAAATAGCCCTGGTGCTCGGGACATCGCCTAAGATGAGATCAGGCCAGTCCAACCCTTACTTTACCAAAAGGATGGACGCGGCAGCTTTATTATACCACCACGGACGGATCAGAAAAATTATTGTAAGCGGTGAAAAAAGCAGAGGGTACAATGAACCGGCAGCCATGAAAAACTACCTGATTTATCAGGAAGGGGTCCCGGAAGACATCATTACCGAAGACCCGAAAGGATTCAATACCTACCAGAGTATCCTGCGCTGCAAAGATGTCTATAAAAAAGACAATGTGATCATCGTATCCCAGGGATTCCACAACCTGAGAGCCCTTCTTTTTGCCAGAAACAACAATATGAATGCCTTGGGCTTTGATGCCCAAGATGTAAGTAAACCCGAAAGCTACTACCGGAACCAGTTCAGGGAAATCCTTGCGAGAACGGTGGCGGTGGTGTATTTTGCTTTCGGTATTTCACCGGATTAG
- a CDS encoding methyltransferase domain-containing protein, protein MSDQWKKFWENYNVIEPASEDDLYIQVGKTANRAPVSKEVLAGSVYDVVEKLELSSSDILLEMCCGNGLITYPLSQTVKQIYAFDFTETLIDAALKYKANKNIEYATGNAKEDFTKIFRHELPVIHKFLINDSTAYFSPEELEKIIERLLKISKDFKFYLTNVPNDENKWNFYNTPERKTNYEKAVQSGDIFLGGIGRWWQKSEFITIAEKFNFKIEIFDMNNEYSYRMGILLSAQN, encoded by the coding sequence ATGAGCGATCAGTGGAAAAAATTTTGGGAGAATTATAATGTTATTGAGCCTGCCAGTGAGGATGATCTGTACATTCAAGTGGGTAAAACGGCCAACAGAGCACCGGTTTCAAAGGAAGTTCTTGCGGGTTCCGTCTATGATGTTGTGGAAAAATTAGAGTTGAGCAGTTCTGACATTCTTCTGGAAATGTGCTGCGGGAATGGTCTTATAACCTATCCTTTGTCTCAGACGGTAAAGCAGATCTATGCCTTTGATTTTACAGAAACGCTTATTGATGCGGCTTTAAAATATAAGGCTAATAAAAACATTGAATACGCAACAGGAAATGCCAAAGAAGATTTCACTAAAATTTTCAGGCACGAACTGCCGGTCATCCACAAGTTCTTGATTAATGATTCCACTGCTTATTTTTCTCCTGAAGAGCTTGAAAAAATTATTGAAAGGTTGCTTAAGATTTCAAAAGATTTTAAATTTTATCTTACCAACGTGCCTAATGATGAAAACAAATGGAATTTTTACAACACACCCGAAAGAAAAACCAATTATGAAAAAGCAGTTCAGTCAGGAGATATTTTTCTGGGAGGGATCGGGAGATGGTGGCAAAAATCTGAATTTATAACGATTGCTGAAAAATTTAATTTTAAAATTGAAATTTTTGATATGAACAATGAATATTCATACCGAATGGGGATCTTGCTGTCTGCACAAAACTAA